In Streptomyces capitiformicae, one genomic interval encodes:
- a CDS encoding LPXTG cell wall anchor domain-containing protein yields the protein MPPSLLRGDNEPEDQVVEIGRPQVNLASHVGRPRSLAAQGSEHKATDTKATPKPAASASASASASASASASGAASDPRPQTATASASASASPTTGDDLAATGSSEIVGWAAAAGATAVAGGLLLLRRRDRGRHGAS from the coding sequence TTGCCCCCCTCCCTCCTGCGCGGTGACAACGAGCCCGAAGATCAGGTCGTTGAGATCGGCAGGCCGCAGGTGAATCTCGCGAGCCACGTCGGCAGGCCGCGTTCCCTCGCTGCGCAGGGCAGTGAACACAAGGCGACGGACACCAAGGCCACCCCGAAGCCCGCCGCTTCGGCCTCGGCCTCGGCCTCGGCTTCGGCCTCGGCTTCGGCCTCGGGCGCCGCCTCCGACCCGCGACCCCAGACGGCCACCGCGTCGGCCTCCGCTTCCGCCTCCCCCACCACGGGGGACGACCTCGCCGCGACCGGCTCCAGCGAGATCGTCGGATGGGCGGCCGCCGCGGGCGCCACCGCCGTCGCCGGCGGCCTGCTCCTGCTGCGCCGCCGCGACCGGGGGCGCCACGGGGCGTCGTGA